The following proteins are encoded in a genomic region of Dioscorea cayenensis subsp. rotundata cultivar TDr96_F1 chromosome 8, TDr96_F1_v2_PseudoChromosome.rev07_lg8_w22 25.fasta, whole genome shotgun sequence:
- the LOC120267386 gene encoding pentatricopeptide repeat-containing protein At3g24000, mitochondrial-like, translating to MPRRDVPSPTQIQRCAREGRPHESLSLFRELALHFHHSREPCQLPISSVLGCCASLGAVKHGKELHGFMIKHWTNELDACCSDTSLVSFYAKCGVLASARQVFDRMPYRDVVSWTVILMAYVDQEGCENEVMALLQKMLSSGITPNCHTITVVIQCATLEQGTQLRSFVVKKGWSFDAFVGSALVDLYSRNGMLSASRLVFDGIEHKDVVCYNSLISGYGRNGSAEEEIVSVFIEMVLHGIPPNQSTFIALLSSCASFGFLGLSKQFHAQAVLRGFSSDDNVQAVIIDMYTKCGDLQAGRAAFDRMGAKKNIVVWNSLICGYGKHGRTIEALEVFNSMASALVSPNQITFTCLLSACSHSGFIDEGWKLFDLMTNVHGMAARNEHYCCIIDLLGRAGMVRKAYDLILSCDHEPEPSVWGALLNACVTLCDTEIGEIAARKLFELEPDKSAPYVALASIFAAKGRFDEAAEMRELMNCQGIIKDAGYSWIEIGGAVHKFRAGKDMHCAEMKEILSLCSELNSCISDQRILNSFVDVVEAVYDDLGFEDRMYDNDSSDSEFHENDYDMENNDDQVFDINVDLGKWDLTSIPCIHAVAVMFTTEERADQYVDACCHKETQLGIYSHFIQAYKGPNQWNNVENMEPILPPVLRRSPRRPHKSQMKEADEISGSQSKVSKMRVRMTCRKCGQTGHNVRTCKGEVGANNRPFKLPVKKNL from the exons ATGCCTCGCCGAGATGTTCCCTCACCAACCCAAATCCAGCGTTGCGCTAGGGAAGGACGCCCACACGAGTCTCTTTCCCTCTTTCGTGAGCTTGCTCTTCATTTTCACCACTCCCGAGAGCCGTGCCAGCTCCCCATCAGTAGCGTGCTGGGCTGCTGTGCTTCTCTCGGCGCTGTCAAGCACGGGAAGGAGCTCCATGGTTTCATGATCAAGCATTGGACTAATGAACTGGACGCTTGCTGCTCGGATACCTCTCTTGTGAGTTTCTATGCTAAATGTGGGGTTTTGGCTAGTGCTCGACAAGTGTTTGATAGAATGCCTTATAGAGATGTTGTCTCTTGGACTGTCATCCTGATGGCTTATGTTGATCAAGAGGGATGTGAGAATGAAGTCATGGCTTTGTTGCAGAAGATGTTAAGCAGTGGTATAACACCAAACTGCCACACCATCACTGTCGTTATCCAATGCGCCACATTGGAACAAGGGACGCAGCTACGCTCATTTGTTGTGAAAAAAGGTTGGAGCTTTGATGCATTCGTTGGCAGTGCACTGGTGGATTTGTATTCTAGGAATGGAATGCTCAGTGCTTCAAGATTGGTTTTTGATGGGATTGAGCACAAGGATGTGGTGTGCTATAATAGCTTGATATCGGGTTATGGCCGTAATGGTTCAGCCGAGGAGGAGATTGTATCAGTTTTCATTGAAATGGTTTTGCATGGAATACCGCCAAATCAATCTACATTCATCGCATTGCTCAGTTCTTGTGCTAGTTTTGGATTCTTAGGCCTGTCAAAACAGTTCCACGCCCAAGCGGTGCTTCGAGGATTCAGTTCTGATGACAATGTTCAAGCAGTCATTATTGATATGTACACAAAATGCGGTGACTTGCAAGCTGGCCGTGCTGCATTTGATAGAATGGGAGCtaagaaaaatattgttgtttggAACTCATTGATTTGTGGTTATGGGAAACATGGCCGCACTATAGAGGCTCTTGAGGTATTCAATTCAATGGCATCAGCTTTAGTATCTCCAAATCAAATCACTTTTACATGCCTTCTTTCAGCTTGTAGCCATTCTGGATTCATTGACGAGGGTTGGAAGTTGTTTGATTTGATGACTAATGTTCATGGAATGGCTGCTCGGAATGAGCATTACTGTTGCATTATAGATCTCTTAGGCCGTGCCGGAATGGTACGAAAGGCATATGACTTGATACTTAGCTGTGATCATGAGCCTGAGCCGTCAGTTTGGGGGGCTTTACTGAATGCTTGTGTGACATTGTGTGATACTGAGATCGGAGAGATTGCTGCTAGAAAGTTGTTTGAGCTAGAGCCGGATAAATCTGCACCGTATGTTGCATTGGCGAGTATATTTGCAGCTAAAGGCCGGTTTGATGAAGCCGCTGAAATGCGTGAATTGATGAATTGTCAAGGAATAATTAAGGATGCTGGTTACAGTTGGATTGAAATCGGTGGTGCTGTACACAAATTTAGAGCAGGGAAAGATATGCATTGTGCCGAAATGAAGGAGATACTCTCACTTTGCTCTGAACTGAATTCCTGCATTTCTGATCAACGGATTTTGAATAGTTTTGTTGATGTT GTTGAAGCAGTTTATGATGATTTAGGGTTTGAGGATAGAATGTATGACAATGATAGTTCTGACTCTGAGTTTCATGAAAATGATTATGATATGGAAAATAATGATGACCAAGTCTTTGATATCAATGTTGATTTAGG GAAATGGGATCTCACTAGTATCCCATGTATTCATGCAGTGGCAGTGATGTTCACTACTGAAGAGAGGGCAGACCAATATGTCGATGCTTGTTGCCACAAGGAAACACAACTGGGCATATATTCTCACTTCATTCAAGCCTATAAGGGGCCTAACCAATGGAATAATGTGGAAAACATGGAACCTATTTTACCTCCCGTGCTTAGAAGGTCTCCTAGAAGACCACACAAGAGCCAAATGAAGGAAGCAGATGAAATAAGTGGAAGTCAATCCAAAGTTTCCAAGATGAGAGTGAGAATGACATGCAGAAAATGTGGGCAAACAGGTCATAATGTTAGGACTTGCAAAGGGGAAGTGGGTGCTAACAACAGACCATTTAAATTACCA GTCAAAAAAAACTTGTAG